In one Sphingobium sp. MI1205 genomic region, the following are encoded:
- a CDS encoding inositol monophosphatase family protein, with protein MPIELHEPVIALMRDVARDVIMPRYQNLRAHEISEKAADDLVTIADKESEVRLADGLINILPEAGVIGEEACAADPAILERAGKGLNWIVDPIDGTGNFAAGRPPFGIMIALADEGATLAGWILDPLTGRLCHAILGAGSHIDGERVQARESDDALPVAALAVYFMTPEERADIQRRAEGNFSLVDIPRCAAEQYPRLVLGQNDVSVFARTLPWDHAAGTLFLNEAGGCCQRLDGSPYMVGDLRRGLLGASSPRLWNVAADTLFR; from the coding sequence ATGCCGATCGAACTGCATGAGCCGGTCATCGCCCTGATGCGCGACGTTGCGCGCGACGTCATCATGCCGCGCTACCAGAATCTGCGCGCGCACGAAATCAGTGAGAAGGCGGCCGACGACCTTGTCACCATCGCGGACAAGGAAAGCGAGGTCCGGCTTGCGGACGGGCTGATCAACATCCTGCCCGAAGCGGGCGTCATCGGCGAGGAAGCCTGCGCCGCCGATCCCGCGATTCTGGAGCGCGCAGGCAAGGGGCTGAACTGGATCGTCGATCCGATCGATGGCACTGGCAATTTCGCGGCTGGACGGCCACCTTTCGGCATCATGATCGCGTTGGCCGATGAGGGTGCCACGCTGGCCGGATGGATACTGGACCCGCTGACGGGGCGCCTGTGCCACGCCATACTGGGCGCTGGCAGTCATATCGATGGCGAGCGGGTGCAGGCGCGCGAGAGCGATGACGCTCTGCCGGTGGCGGCGCTGGCCGTTTACTTCATGACGCCTGAAGAGCGCGCCGACATTCAGCGGCGGGCCGAGGGCAATTTCTCGCTGGTGGACATTCCCCGGTGCGCGGCGGAGCAATATCCGCGGCTGGTGCTGGGGCAGAACGATGTGTCGGTCTTTGCCCGCACCCTTCCTTGGGATCATGCGGCGGGGACGCTGTTTCTCAACGAAGCGGGAGGATGCTGCCAGCGGCTCGATGGATCGCCCTATATGGTAGGGGATCTGCGAAGAGGCTTGCTGGGCGCTTCATCGCCACGATTGTGGAATGTGGCGGCGGATACATTATTTCGCTGA